A genomic region of Polynucleobacter necessarius contains the following coding sequences:
- the tgt gene encoding tRNA guanosine(34) transglycosylase Tgt, with the protein MTKPVHFNILARDSQSPARLGQLDLPHGSVQTPIFMPVGTYGTVKAMTPRDLHEAKAQIILGNTFHLWLRPGLDVIKKHGGLHRFMGWDKPILTDSGGFQVFSLGALRKISEEGVTFASPINGDKLFMSPEVSMEIQAVLNSDIAMQFDECTPYEIKGQPTSEKTARASLEMSLRWGDRSLKRFRELNTGNGLFGIVQGGMFENLREFSLDAVSQQGFDGIAIGGLSVGEPKPEFERILNFTAPKLPEHMPHYLMGVGTPEDLILGVSLGIDMFDCVMPTRNARNGWLFTRFGDLKLRNSGYKDDDRPVDPTCACYTCQNFTRSYLNHLQKANEILGSQLNTIHNLSYYLQLMTEVREALSKDRFSAYREEFHSNRQRGVEPGQN; encoded by the coding sequence AACACCTATCTTTATGCCGGTAGGAACATATGGCACCGTCAAAGCAATGACGCCACGTGATTTACATGAAGCTAAAGCACAAATTATTTTGGGAAATACATTTCATCTTTGGTTGAGACCGGGATTAGATGTCATTAAAAAGCATGGTGGCTTACATCGATTTATGGGTTGGGATAAACCGATCCTGACTGATTCAGGCGGCTTTCAAGTATTTAGCTTGGGCGCACTGCGTAAAATTTCTGAAGAAGGTGTGACCTTCGCTTCACCGATTAATGGCGACAAATTATTCATGTCTCCAGAAGTATCAATGGAAATTCAGGCGGTGCTCAATAGCGATATCGCAATGCAATTTGACGAATGCACTCCTTATGAGATTAAGGGCCAACCCACCTCTGAAAAAACTGCACGCGCTTCGCTAGAGATGTCCTTACGCTGGGGTGACCGCTCCCTAAAACGTTTTCGTGAACTCAATACTGGCAATGGTCTTTTTGGAATCGTCCAAGGAGGCATGTTCGAGAATCTTCGTGAATTTTCTTTGGATGCCGTAAGCCAGCAAGGTTTTGATGGAATCGCCATTGGCGGCTTGTCAGTGGGCGAACCAAAACCTGAATTTGAGCGAATTCTGAACTTCACCGCACCAAAGCTGCCCGAGCATATGCCTCACTACTTAATGGGGGTAGGGACTCCAGAAGACTTGATTTTGGGCGTTAGCCTGGGAATTGATATGTTCGACTGCGTGATGCCTACACGCAATGCCCGTAACGGCTGGCTCTTTACGCGCTTTGGCGACCTCAAACTACGTAATTCAGGCTATAAGGACGATGATCGCCCTGTTGACCCGACTTGCGCCTGCTACACCTGCCAAAACTTCACCAGATCCTACTTAAATCACCTCCAAAAGGCCAATGAGATCCTGGGGTCCCAGCTCAATACCATCCACAATCTCTCCTACTACCTTCAGCTCATGACAGAGGTCCGCGAGGCCCTGAGCAAAGACCGTTTTAGCGCCTATCGCGAAGAATTTCATAGCAATCGCCAACGTGGCGTTGAGCCTGGACAGAACTAA
- the secD gene encoding protein translocase subunit SecD, whose amino-acid sequence MNRYPLWKYLVIAVALLIGGLYSLPNFYGEAPAVQVSSAKPTVKVDLATQARVEKILTEANINNTGVFFEVAGNVGSIKVRFNNTDIQLRARDLLQQKLNIDQNDSDYTVALNLLSNTPGWLNAMNALPMPLGLDLRGGVYFLLQVDMKGAVQKKVTSLATDIRGQLRDKSIRHQGIERGADFISINFGSTDDANAARTLLMTAQPDLVWQVKPTGLSPKLVGEFKPAALKEIQDNAVKQNIITLNKRVNELAVKEPAIQQQGAERIVVQLPGVQDTARAKDIIGRTATLESRLADPLVSTIGIGETPPPGMDTFRFGANRLGVFKKSVIFSGDRITDASAGFDQNQRPAVNISLDAAGGRVMQEVTRENIGKPMGMILFEKGKGEVLTIATIQSEFGSKFQITGQPTTESANDLALLLRAGSLAAPMEIIEERTIGPSLGAENIEKGFKSLLIGFTAIAIFMMAYYLLFGTFSVVALAVNLLLLISVLSMLQATLTLPGIAAMALALGMAIDSNVLINERIREELRNGASPQTAIAVGFDKAWATILDSNVTALIAGLALLAFGSGPIKGFAVVHCLGILTSMFSAVFFSRGLVNLWYGRHKKIQKLAIGQVWRPQEK is encoded by the coding sequence ATGAATCGCTACCCTCTCTGGAAATATCTAGTCATCGCCGTTGCCTTGCTGATCGGCGGACTGTATTCATTACCCAATTTCTATGGTGAGGCCCCAGCGGTTCAAGTCTCGTCTGCCAAACCAACCGTTAAGGTTGATTTGGCAACACAGGCTCGTGTCGAAAAAATTCTTACTGAAGCCAATATCAACAACACTGGCGTCTTCTTTGAAGTCGCTGGCAATGTTGGCTCTATCAAAGTTCGTTTTAATAACACTGATATTCAATTGCGTGCGCGCGATCTCTTGCAGCAAAAATTGAACATCGATCAAAATGATTCTGATTACACCGTTGCGTTAAATCTCCTATCCAATACGCCTGGATGGCTCAATGCAATGAATGCACTACCCATGCCCTTAGGTCTTGACTTGCGTGGTGGCGTTTACTTCCTCTTGCAAGTAGATATGAAAGGTGCCGTTCAAAAGAAGGTAACTTCGCTTGCAACTGATATCCGCGGTCAACTACGAGACAAGAGTATTCGCCATCAAGGCATTGAGCGTGGCGCTGATTTCATCTCCATTAACTTTGGTAGCACTGATGATGCCAATGCTGCTCGCACCCTATTAATGACAGCTCAGCCAGATCTCGTATGGCAAGTAAAGCCTACCGGTCTGTCTCCAAAGTTGGTAGGCGAATTTAAGCCAGCTGCACTAAAAGAAATTCAAGATAACGCCGTTAAGCAAAACATCATTACCCTCAATAAACGAGTGAATGAATTAGCGGTTAAAGAACCTGCAATCCAACAACAAGGTGCAGAGCGCATTGTGGTGCAGTTGCCTGGCGTTCAAGATACGGCTCGGGCCAAAGACATTATTGGCCGTACAGCAACACTCGAATCACGCTTGGCTGATCCATTGGTTTCTACCATCGGCATTGGCGAAACTCCACCTCCAGGCATGGATACCTTCCGCTTTGGTGCAAACCGTTTAGGCGTATTTAAAAAATCCGTCATCTTCAGCGGTGACCGTATCACCGATGCAAGCGCAGGATTTGATCAAAACCAACGCCCTGCTGTCAACATCTCCTTAGATGCTGCTGGCGGCCGCGTAATGCAAGAAGTGACTCGTGAAAATATCGGTAAACCGATGGGTATGATCCTGTTTGAAAAGGGCAAAGGCGAAGTTCTCACGATTGCAACCATTCAAAGCGAATTCGGCTCCAAGTTTCAAATTACTGGTCAACCAACTACTGAGAGCGCAAACGACTTAGCGCTCCTATTGCGCGCCGGATCTTTAGCTGCGCCAATGGAAATTATTGAAGAGCGCACTATTGGACCAAGTTTGGGTGCTGAAAATATTGAAAAAGGCTTTAAGTCGCTATTGATTGGTTTTACCGCTATCGCAATTTTTATGATGGCCTATTACCTTTTGTTTGGCACCTTCTCAGTTGTCGCTTTAGCAGTGAACTTACTCTTGCTCATCTCCGTACTGTCGATGCTGCAAGCCACCCTCACCTTGCCAGGTATCGCCGCGATGGCACTTGCTCTAGGTATGGCGATTGACTCGAACGTGTTGATCAATGAACGTATTCGTGAAGAGTTGCGTAATGGCGCCTCGCCACAAACTGCGATAGCCGTAGGCTTCGATAAAGCATGGGCAACCATTTTGGATTCCAACGTCACTGCCTTAATTGCGGGTCTGGCTTTGTTGGCATTTGGTTCGGGACCTATCAAAGGCTTCGCAGTGGTTCACTGCTTAGGCATTCTGACTTCAATGTTCTCGGCTGTCTTCTTCTCGCGTGGCCTTGTTAACCTCTGGTACGGCAGACATAAGAAGATTCAAAAACTCGCTATCGGCCAAGTTTGGCGCCCACAGGAGAAATAA
- the secF gene encoding protein translocase subunit SecF: MEFFRIKKDIPFMRHALALNAISLITFLAAVFFLWHNGLHLSIEFTGGTVMEASYPQTAPLDSIRSKVEKLGYADTQIQNFGSSRDVMIRLPLQKDAEGKLISSADQSTAVMQALDPATTGVKLQRVEFVGPQVGQELAIDGLKALIFVIIGIVVYLSFRFEWKFAVAGIIANLHDVVIILGFFAFFQWEFSLSVLAAVLAVLGYSVNESVVIFDRIRENFRKYRKMNTREIIDNAITSTISRTVITHGSTEMMVLAMLIFGGPTLFYFALALTIGILFGIYSSVFVAAALAMWLGVTREDLVKGDKKPDDNARNDDPNFGARV; this comes from the coding sequence ATGGAATTTTTCCGAATCAAAAAAGATATTCCCTTTATGCGCCATGCATTGGCGCTCAATGCAATTTCTTTAATTACTTTTTTAGCGGCAGTCTTTTTCCTCTGGCATAACGGCCTGCATCTTTCCATCGAATTTACTGGTGGTACGGTAATGGAGGCCAGCTACCCACAAACTGCACCGCTGGACTCTATTCGCTCGAAAGTTGAGAAACTCGGCTATGCGGATACCCAGATTCAGAACTTTGGTAGCTCACGTGATGTAATGATTCGCCTGCCCTTGCAAAAAGATGCTGAAGGTAAATTGATTTCATCTGCCGATCAGAGCACCGCAGTAATGCAAGCACTCGATCCTGCGACTACCGGCGTAAAACTGCAGCGCGTAGAATTTGTTGGCCCACAAGTTGGTCAAGAGCTAGCAATTGATGGATTAAAAGCGCTGATCTTTGTGATCATTGGCATTGTGGTGTATCTGTCATTCCGATTTGAATGGAAGTTTGCGGTCGCCGGCATTATTGCGAACTTGCATGACGTGGTCATCATTCTAGGATTCTTTGCATTTTTCCAATGGGAGTTCTCTCTGTCAGTATTGGCTGCAGTACTCGCAGTGCTAGGCTACTCAGTAAATGAGTCCGTGGTAATCTTTGACCGTATTCGCGAGAACTTCCGCAAGTACCGCAAGATGAATACGCGTGAAATCATTGATAACGCGATTACCAGCACAATTAGCCGTACCGTCATCACTCACGGAAGCACTGAAATGATGGTTTTGGCTATGCTGATCTTCGGCGGCCCGACACTCTTTTATTTCGCCCTAGCTCTCACGATCGGTATTTTGTTTGGTATCTACTCTTCAGTTTTCGTTGCTGCAGCACTGGCCATGTGGCTCGGTGTAACACGCGAAGATTTAGTGAAGGGTGATAAAAAGCCTGATGACAATGCCCGGAACGATGACCCTAACTTTGGGGCGCGGGTTTAA
- a CDS encoding 3-deoxy-D-manno-octulosonic acid transferase has product MNLNTNSEYGARPRIWFAVYQLLWHLLLPLACIRLAWRARHSFSYMHHIPERLGFGYSKPVTQGSIWIHAVSVGETRAAQPLIEAYLARGESILLTHMTLNGRRTGKQLFAQAIASGKIRQAYLPYDLCWSVEHFLKTFKPKLGLFMETEAWPTVVFRCKQIGLPLSLVNARLSERSARRVNQFGKAGRALFQAFSGILAQTEFDAQRYRSLGVTNVQIVGNLKFDVPLDINLVEQGKHWQEDLHAGNRLMVCAASTRDGEEVIILKAWKDLLLSNAFVITPLLCLVPRHPERFTEVADQINAAGLKFRRRSEWPNTPKECVGLDVVLGDSMGEMPMYYSASDLVLMGGSLLPFGGQNLIEACAAGCPVLLGEHTYNFQQAALDAIEVGAAKRIRGDLLLGEPIALMEALKESLLNTAELAKMSRAAKTYSVEHQGATHRILVALDQQNFSLN; this is encoded by the coding sequence GTGAATTTGAATACCAATTCAGAATACGGGGCGCGTCCCCGGATCTGGTTTGCTGTATATCAATTGCTGTGGCATTTGTTGTTGCCGCTGGCATGCATCCGACTGGCTTGGCGTGCGCGCCATTCCTTCTCCTATATGCATCACATTCCTGAGCGTCTGGGCTTTGGTTATAGCAAACCAGTTACTCAGGGCTCTATTTGGATTCATGCGGTATCTGTTGGTGAGACACGTGCCGCCCAGCCTTTGATTGAAGCCTATTTGGCTAGAGGTGAGTCCATTTTATTAACGCACATGACGCTCAATGGGCGACGCACTGGTAAGCAACTGTTTGCTCAGGCGATTGCTTCAGGGAAAATTCGTCAAGCCTATTTGCCATATGACCTGTGTTGGTCGGTAGAACATTTCTTAAAAACGTTTAAGCCAAAATTAGGTCTCTTCATGGAAACCGAGGCATGGCCAACGGTAGTTTTTCGTTGCAAACAAATTGGCTTACCTTTATCTCTGGTAAATGCTCGACTTTCCGAGAGAAGTGCGCGTCGCGTCAATCAATTTGGCAAAGCAGGGCGTGCATTGTTTCAAGCTTTTTCAGGCATTTTGGCGCAAACCGAGTTTGATGCCCAGCGTTACCGTAGCTTGGGTGTCACCAATGTGCAGATTGTGGGTAACTTGAAATTTGATGTGCCGCTAGATATCAATCTAGTAGAGCAAGGAAAGCATTGGCAAGAAGATTTACACGCAGGCAATCGTTTAATGGTGTGTGCTGCCAGTACGCGTGATGGAGAGGAAGTCATTATTCTCAAAGCCTGGAAAGACTTACTCTTGAGCAATGCCTTTGTAATCACTCCCTTGCTTTGTTTAGTGCCGCGCCATCCAGAGCGATTTACAGAAGTAGCAGATCAAATCAATGCTGCTGGCTTAAAGTTTCGCCGCCGTAGTGAGTGGCCTAATACTCCAAAGGAATGTGTTGGCTTAGATGTTGTTTTAGGCGACTCCATGGGTGAGATGCCAATGTATTACAGCGCATCGGACTTGGTATTAATGGGTGGAAGCTTATTGCCCTTTGGCGGTCAAAACCTGATTGAGGCATGCGCAGCTGGCTGCCCTGTTTTATTGGGTGAGCATACTTATAACTTTCAGCAAGCGGCCTTAGATGCTATTGAAGTTGGTGCTGCGAAGCGCATTCGCGGGGACTTGCTTTTAGGTGAGCCAATCGCTTTGATGGAGGCTTTAAAAGAATCCCTCCTCAATACTGCTGAGCTGGCAAAGATGAGTAGGGCTGCTAAGACTTACTCAGTTGAGCATCAAGGTGCAACTCACAGAATCCTAGTTGCCCTTGATCAACAAAACTTCTCTCTTAACTAA
- the yajC gene encoding preprotein translocase subunit YajC, translating into MWISNAFAQAPAAGADSGGLMSFLPLILMFAVLYFIMIRPQMKRQKETKAMLESLGVGDEIVTVGGIMGKVTALKDQVVTVEISAGTEVQLQKGAITTVLPKGTLKSA; encoded by the coding sequence ATGTGGATTAGTAACGCTTTTGCCCAAGCTCCAGCAGCGGGCGCAGATTCTGGTGGCTTGATGAGCTTCCTCCCATTGATCTTGATGTTTGCTGTCTTGTACTTCATCATGATTCGCCCACAAATGAAGCGTCAAAAAGAAACTAAGGCAATGCTCGAATCATTGGGCGTTGGCGATGAAATCGTTACAGTTGGCGGCATCATGGGCAAAGTAACAGCACTAAAAGACCAGGTAGTTACGGTTGAAATTTCTGCTGGCACTGAAGTGCAATTGCAAAAAGGCGCCATCACTACAGTATTGCCAAAAGGCACTCTGAAGTCTGCTTAA